Proteins from a genomic interval of Salmo salar chromosome ssa14, Ssal_v3.1, whole genome shotgun sequence:
- the LOC106569928 gene encoding DEP domain-containing mTOR-interacting protein isoform X1, with product MGPRTAVTPSKERKMVSGVRDNSLSSGNSGYYNRGPTLTPTSPVLSNPKSVLKRQVSPEELQRPGGPYIKRTFTIVGDAVGWGFVVRGSRPCHIQAVDPSGPAAAVGVKVRQFVVSVNGLNVLSLDYKMVRNLILTGKRTVVMEIMEESDC from the exons ATGGGACCTCGGACAGCTG TCACTCCATCCAAGGAAAGAAAGATGGTGTCTGGGGTGCGTGATAACAGTCTTAGTAGTGGCAACAGTGGGTATTATAACAGAGGCCCCACGCTTACCCCTACCTCACCTGTGCTGTCAAACCCCAAATCAG TGCTGAAGAGACAAGTGAGTCCAGAGGAGCTGCAGAGACCAGGAGGCCCATACATAAAGAGGACGTTTACA ATTGTGGGTGATGCGGTTGGATGGGGATTTGTGGTCAGGGGGAGTAGGCCATGTCACATCCAGGCAGTGGACCCCAGTGGGcctgcagcagcagtaggagtGAAG GTGCGCCAGTTTGTGGTCTCTGTCAATGGTCTGAACGTCCTGTCTCTGGACTACAAGATGGTCAGGAACCTCATCCTAACTGGAAAACGAACCGTGGTCATGGAGATTATGGAGGAGTCTGATTGTTGA
- the LOC106569928 gene encoding DEP domain-containing mTOR-interacting protein isoform X2 encodes MVSGVRDNSLSSGNSGYYNRGPTLTPTSPVLSNPKSVLKRQVSPEELQRPGGPYIKRTFTIVGDAVGWGFVVRGSRPCHIQAVDPSGPAAAVGVKVRQFVVSVNGLNVLSLDYKMVRNLILTGKRTVVMEIMEESDC; translated from the exons ATGGTGTCTGGGGTGCGTGATAACAGTCTTAGTAGTGGCAACAGTGGGTATTATAACAGAGGCCCCACGCTTACCCCTACCTCACCTGTGCTGTCAAACCCCAAATCAG TGCTGAAGAGACAAGTGAGTCCAGAGGAGCTGCAGAGACCAGGAGGCCCATACATAAAGAGGACGTTTACA ATTGTGGGTGATGCGGTTGGATGGGGATTTGTGGTCAGGGGGAGTAGGCCATGTCACATCCAGGCAGTGGACCCCAGTGGGcctgcagcagcagtaggagtGAAG GTGCGCCAGTTTGTGGTCTCTGTCAATGGTCTGAACGTCCTGTCTCTGGACTACAAGATGGTCAGGAACCTCATCCTAACTGGAAAACGAACCGTGGTCATGGAGATTATGGAGGAGTCTGATTGTTGA